From Kineosporia succinea, the proteins below share one genomic window:
- a CDS encoding glycoside hydrolase family 76 protein → MRPSRFKLASVAAAGALAVGVVIQWPMSSSAQTQAQAQAEAQTASTQAAAGQICNRYCDGRDAASAAGDRIPVNAAVHGRSVKLHVNDADSMAWASLETGNPADEVWLDRSFDGGKTWSAGSRLGATKATERSARTTQFNVDDWNTRGVGLVRACGKAGDRTEIACTPWARSTWNASTRSTAAATALMTGYDQNTGLFANNAWWTSANALTAVMDNISSSSMGSYRYAIANTYDKQKNAHAGQFRNEFLDDTAWWGLAWIKAYDLTKDQRYLDTARADADHLQQYWDTTCGGGVWWKTDKKAKNAIENSLYIQLNAQLSQRIAGDTTYRGRAQAGWKWFNESGLVNGQNLVNDGLNMSTCKNNGSTTWTYNQGVLVNALTELHRTTGDATTLAKARSIADAMTSKTGLSPAGVLQEPPNGNNCDQDGGTFKGAAIRGLGVLNKSTNSAYSSYLKTNADSAWSTDRNAADFYGWDWAPVTNGHSGTGHTCQLSALDLLNAAS, encoded by the coding sequence ATGCGTCCCTCCAGGTTCAAGCTCGCCTCCGTGGCCGCCGCCGGTGCGCTGGCCGTCGGCGTCGTGATCCAGTGGCCGATGTCGTCGTCGGCCCAGACCCAGGCCCAGGCCCAGGCAGAGGCCCAGACCGCGTCCACGCAGGCCGCCGCCGGCCAGATCTGCAACCGCTACTGCGACGGCCGCGACGCCGCGTCCGCCGCCGGCGACCGGATCCCCGTCAACGCCGCGGTGCACGGCCGCAGTGTGAAACTGCACGTCAACGACGCCGACTCGATGGCCTGGGCCTCGCTCGAGACCGGCAACCCGGCCGACGAGGTGTGGCTCGACCGCTCGTTCGACGGCGGCAAGACCTGGAGCGCGGGCAGTCGGCTCGGCGCCACCAAGGCCACCGAGCGCAGCGCCCGCACCACCCAGTTCAACGTCGACGACTGGAACACCCGCGGCGTCGGGCTGGTGCGCGCCTGCGGCAAGGCCGGCGACCGCACCGAGATCGCCTGCACCCCCTGGGCCCGCAGCACCTGGAACGCGTCGACCCGCAGCACCGCCGCCGCCACTGCCCTGATGACTGGTTACGACCAGAACACCGGGCTTTTCGCGAACAACGCGTGGTGGACCAGCGCCAACGCCCTGACCGCGGTGATGGACAACATCAGCAGCAGCTCGATGGGCAGCTACCGGTACGCGATCGCCAACACCTACGACAAGCAGAAGAACGCCCACGCGGGCCAGTTCCGCAACGAGTTCCTCGACGACACCGCCTGGTGGGGCCTGGCCTGGATCAAGGCCTACGACCTGACCAAGGATCAGCGTTACCTCGACACCGCCCGGGCCGACGCCGATCACCTGCAGCAGTACTGGGACACCACGTGCGGCGGCGGGGTCTGGTGGAAGACCGACAAGAAGGCCAAGAACGCGATCGAGAACAGCCTCTACATCCAGCTCAACGCCCAGCTCAGCCAGCGCATCGCCGGTGACACCACCTACCGCGGCCGGGCTCAGGCGGGCTGGAAGTGGTTCAACGAGTCCGGCCTGGTGAACGGCCAGAACCTGGTCAACGACGGCCTGAACATGAGCACCTGCAAGAACAACGGATCGACCACCTGGACGTACAACCAGGGCGTGCTGGTGAACGCCCTCACCGAGCTGCACCGCACCACCGGTGACGCCACCACGCTGGCCAAGGCCCGCTCGATCGCGGACGCGATGACCTCGAAGACCGGCCTGTCCCCGGCCGGCGTGCTGCAGGAGCCGCCGAACGGCAACAACTGCGACCAGGACGGCGGAACCTTCAAGGGCGCCGCGATCCGTGGACTGGGCGTACTGAACAAGAGCACGAACAGCGCCTACTCCAGCTACCTGAAGACCAACGCCGACAGTGCCTGGTCCACGGACCGCAACGCCGCCGACTTCTACGGCTGGGACTGGGCCCCGGTCACGAACGGCCACTCCGGCACCGGCCACACCTGCCAGCTCAGCGCCCTGGACCTGCTCAACGCGGCCTCATGA
- a CDS encoding purple acid phosphatase family protein, with protein MSHKDARRPLRLARPIAACALGLAVAVGGFAAPASAADTVNLTGVILGVGADETQRMVSWYSSGDTTQAVEVAPAASVKDGEFPASAKSFSAVGGANIASSGGYNRNATITGLAENTSYSYHVGSEGNWSKAYTFKTQDFDGDYDFLFLGDPQIGASGNVAKDQAGWADTLAVATKANPDAEILVSGGDQVETANTETQWDAFLAPDQLRSIPWAATIGNHDVGGKAYEQHMAVPNNDRSGAYYSNGNPSSNTSGGDYWYIYKDVLFIDLNSNSYATSQGGGGDEAHLGYVTDVINKHGNEAKYKVLVYHHAIYSPASHAKDSDAKVRRVDFPTTFSKLGVDLVLQGHDHAYTRSYLIKNGEKADAAERPGAENVYPGPGGVLYVTANSASGSKYYGITAPDNSGTSGAGNGADPLNPGNYWYNSVQNQENTRTYVKVKVRSDELVVENIRSETNVGSTVDKVTVHPYHGEGQEIQVKVPKAAPGEFGWTIDGKNGLVDMGTAQDKDGKYLGATGTINPIAVTDTRSSQAPWSISASVGDFKDGDKTFSGSYLGWTPEVAQAGAGAKAGAEVDSGLDGGDGLSVSRTLGQADQGHEKGEGKLSADLDLKIPSSVETGSYRATLTITALSS; from the coding sequence GTGTCTCACAAAGACGCTCGCCGGCCGCTGCGGCTGGCCCGGCCGATCGCGGCGTGCGCGCTCGGTCTGGCCGTCGCGGTCGGTGGATTCGCCGCTCCCGCGTCGGCGGCCGACACGGTCAACCTGACCGGTGTCATTCTCGGTGTCGGTGCCGACGAAACGCAGCGCATGGTGTCCTGGTACTCCTCGGGCGACACCACGCAGGCTGTCGAGGTGGCCCCGGCCGCCTCGGTCAAGGACGGTGAGTTCCCCGCCTCCGCCAAGAGCTTCTCGGCGGTCGGCGGCGCCAACATCGCCTCGAGCGGTGGCTACAACCGGAACGCCACGATCACCGGTCTGGCCGAGAACACCTCGTACTCCTACCATGTCGGGTCGGAGGGCAACTGGTCGAAGGCCTACACCTTCAAGACCCAGGACTTCGACGGGGACTACGACTTCCTGTTCCTCGGTGACCCGCAGATCGGTGCGTCCGGCAACGTGGCCAAGGACCAGGCCGGCTGGGCGGACACGCTGGCCGTGGCGACCAAGGCCAACCCGGACGCCGAGATCCTGGTGTCCGGCGGCGACCAGGTCGAGACCGCCAACACCGAGACGCAGTGGGACGCCTTCCTGGCTCCCGACCAGCTGCGCTCGATCCCCTGGGCGGCGACGATCGGTAACCACGACGTCGGTGGCAAGGCCTACGAGCAGCACATGGCGGTGCCGAACAACGATCGCTCGGGTGCGTACTACTCGAACGGCAACCCGTCGTCGAACACCTCCGGTGGCGACTACTGGTACATCTACAAGGACGTGCTGTTCATCGACCTGAACAGCAACAGCTACGCCACCTCTCAGGGTGGTGGCGGTGACGAGGCACACCTGGGCTACGTCACCGACGTCATCAACAAGCACGGCAACGAGGCCAAGTACAAGGTTCTCGTGTACCACCACGCGATCTACTCGCCGGCCAGCCACGCGAAGGACAGCGACGCCAAGGTCCGCCGCGTCGACTTCCCGACCACCTTCTCGAAGCTGGGTGTCGACCTGGTTCTGCAGGGCCACGACCACGCCTACACCCGTAGCTACCTGATCAAGAACGGCGAGAAGGCGGACGCGGCCGAGCGGCCGGGGGCCGAGAACGTCTACCCGGGTCCGGGTGGCGTGCTCTACGTGACGGCGAACTCGGCCTCCGGGTCGAAGTACTACGGCATCACGGCGCCGGACAACAGTGGGACGAGCGGTGCCGGTAACGGCGCCGACCCGCTGAACCCGGGCAACTACTGGTACAACTCGGTCCAGAACCAGGAGAACACCCGCACCTACGTCAAGGTGAAGGTGCGCTCCGACGAGCTGGTCGTCGAGAACATCCGCAGCGAGACGAACGTCGGCTCCACGGTCGACAAGGTCACGGTGCACCCGTACCACGGTGAGGGCCAGGAGATCCAGGTCAAGGTGCCGAAGGCCGCCCCCGGTGAGTTCGGGTGGACGATCGACGGCAAGAACGGCCTGGTCGACATGGGCACGGCACAGGACAAGGACGGCAAGTACCTCGGCGCGACCGGCACGATCAACCCGATCGCGGTCACCGACACCCGCAGTTCCCAGGCCCCGTGGTCGATCTCGGCCTCGGTGGGCGACTTCAAGGACGGCGACAAGACGTTCTCCGGGTCGTACCTGGGCTGGACCCCGGAGGTGGCGCAGGCCGGCGCCGGGGCCAAGGCGGGTGCCGAGGTCGACTCCGGCCTGGACGGCGGTGACGGTCTTTCCGTCTCCCGCACCCTGGGTCAGGCCGACCAGGGACACGAGAAGGGCGAGGGCAAGCTCTCGGCCGACCTCGATCTGAAGATCCCGAGCAGCGTCGAGACGGGTAGCTACCGCGCCACCCTGACCATCACCGCGCTCAGCAGCTGA
- a CDS encoding MarR family winged helix-turn-helix transcriptional regulator: protein MTNHVGTSIDGAPIGSALLQALRAHARMGTELLTAAGVTPPHEIVLLYLHEHGPVPQTDLVHYLARDRSTVTATLQAMERAGLVVRTPSPTDRRAMVVEMTPAGAEAAPRAKEAWQELERRTVANLSESRRRDLLAALETVRDTLNDVRPSADHRRPDGR, encoded by the coding sequence GTGACGAACCATGTGGGCACATCGATCGACGGGGCCCCGATCGGCTCAGCCCTGCTGCAGGCCCTGCGGGCGCACGCGCGCATGGGCACGGAGCTGCTGACGGCGGCGGGCGTCACCCCGCCTCACGAGATCGTGCTGCTCTACCTGCACGAACACGGCCCGGTGCCGCAGACCGATCTGGTGCACTACCTGGCCCGCGACCGCTCCACGGTGACGGCAACCCTGCAGGCCATGGAGCGGGCGGGGCTGGTGGTGCGTACGCCGTCACCGACCGATCGGCGGGCGATGGTCGTCGAGATGACGCCGGCCGGGGCCGAGGCGGCTCCGCGCGCGAAGGAGGCCTGGCAGGAGCTGGAACGGCGGACGGTGGCGAACCTCAGCGAGAGCCGGCGGCGTGATCTGCTGGCGGCGCTGGAGACGGTACGGGACACCCTGAACGATGTTCGTCCCAGTGCGGATCATCGTCGGCCGGACGGCCGTTGA
- a CDS encoding nuclear transport factor 2 family protein: MTLPDPQAFAAQWLAAWNAHDLEAVLAHFAEDVVFTSPVARQLLDGSDGVILGKAALREYWTRGLQLIPDLRFEIVGVYAGVEAIVVQYRNQKGGLVCEVLIFRDGLVAEGHGTYLDAAIDGNLAGAGKAGITPRSS, encoded by the coding sequence ATGACGCTTCCCGACCCCCAGGCCTTCGCCGCCCAGTGGCTCGCCGCCTGGAACGCCCATGACCTCGAAGCCGTGCTCGCACACTTCGCCGAAGACGTCGTCTTCACCTCCCCGGTCGCGCGGCAGTTGCTCGACGGGTCCGACGGCGTGATCCTTGGCAAGGCAGCCCTGCGCGAATACTGGACCCGAGGGCTGCAACTCATTCCCGACCTGCGGTTCGAGATCGTCGGCGTGTACGCGGGAGTCGAGGCGATCGTCGTCCAGTACCGCAACCAGAAGGGCGGTCTGGTCTGCGAGGTGCTCATCTTCCGCGACGGGCTGGTGGCCGAGGGGCACGGTACCTACCTGGACGCCGCGATCGACGGCAACCTGGCGGGCGCCGGAAAAGCCGGCATCACGCCACGATCGTCGTGA
- a CDS encoding hemerythrin domain-containing protein — protein sequence MSQAQDVKMADSRDMVGAHDMFRLHYGKLPALVRGVAPGDVERAGVVTGHIELLAALLHGHHGSEDDHVWPLLHERCLEEVQPLVSTMEAQHDQLDVGLQELVAGARSWAVSAGEAERDALAAVADRVDAALREHLELEENQVLRLIDTYLTDAEWKATVAAASGKLTPESGALAIGMMLDQADAPMQEIIREGVPEEFWREVRPAAVAAYQDYAKRVYG from the coding sequence GTGAGCCAGGCCCAGGACGTGAAGATGGCGGACAGCCGGGACATGGTCGGAGCGCACGACATGTTCCGGCTCCACTACGGAAAGCTGCCCGCGCTCGTGCGGGGCGTCGCGCCCGGAGACGTGGAGCGCGCCGGAGTCGTGACCGGCCACATCGAGCTGCTGGCCGCTCTGCTGCACGGGCATCACGGCAGCGAGGACGACCACGTGTGGCCGCTGCTGCACGAGCGCTGCCTGGAGGAGGTGCAGCCGCTGGTCTCCACCATGGAGGCACAGCACGACCAGCTCGACGTGGGGCTGCAGGAGCTGGTGGCCGGGGCCCGGAGCTGGGCGGTCTCGGCGGGCGAGGCGGAGCGCGACGCGCTGGCCGCCGTTGCCGACCGGGTCGACGCCGCGCTCCGGGAGCACCTGGAACTCGAGGAGAACCAGGTGCTCCGTCTCATCGACACGTACCTGACGGACGCGGAGTGGAAGGCCACGGTCGCGGCCGCCTCGGGCAAGCTGACACCCGAGAGCGGTGCGCTGGCGATCGGGATGATGCTCGACCAGGCGGACGCGCCGATGCAGGAGATCATCCGCGAGGGGGTGCCGGAGGAGTTCTGGCGCGAGGTGCGGCCGGCGGCGGTGGCTGCTTACCAGGACTACGCGAAGCGGGTCTACGGCTGA
- a CDS encoding WxL protein peptidoglycan domain-containing protein, which produces MKTVKMLAAMVLAASAALVGAAPASATTSTIAAPTDDVTWTVRTASNDLGENRTSFSYDIRPGDTLEDAMVVANRGKTPLTLGVYAADGFTTEAGQMDLVTKDAESIAVGSWVRPTSDNVTIKPGKSAEVPFKVMIPENATPGDHAGGIITSLVQEDSEETINVDRRLGIQIKLRVDGDLKPGLAIEGLSVEYRGTPNPAGKGDADVSYTIHNTGNAILSGQGNSTITGPFGWFEADGDAQVVPEQLLPGESWKVTGVVHDVVPSGRLTARVTLVPIITDAAGSSTTLPPVVETATTWALPWTLGLLIVVVVALVVGMVVLSRRRRRRRQELEDARVDAAVKEALETR; this is translated from the coding sequence GTGAAGACCGTAAAGATGCTTGCCGCCATGGTTCTGGCCGCGAGTGCCGCCCTGGTGGGTGCCGCACCCGCGTCGGCCACCACGTCCACCATTGCCGCTCCCACCGATGACGTGACCTGGACCGTGCGCACGGCGTCGAACGACCTGGGCGAGAACCGCACCAGTTTCAGCTACGACATCAGGCCCGGCGACACGCTCGAGGACGCCATGGTGGTGGCCAATCGTGGCAAGACCCCGCTCACCCTGGGGGTCTACGCGGCCGACGGATTCACCACCGAAGCCGGCCAGATGGACCTGGTGACGAAGGACGCGGAGTCGATCGCGGTGGGCTCGTGGGTGCGGCCCACGTCCGACAACGTCACGATCAAGCCCGGCAAGAGCGCCGAAGTGCCCTTCAAGGTAATGATTCCCGAGAACGCCACGCCTGGCGACCACGCCGGTGGCATCATCACGTCGCTGGTGCAGGAGGACTCCGAGGAGACCATCAACGTCGACCGGCGGCTGGGCATCCAGATCAAGCTACGCGTGGACGGCGACCTGAAGCCGGGTCTCGCGATCGAGGGCCTTTCCGTCGAATACCGGGGCACTCCGAACCCGGCCGGAAAGGGTGACGCTGACGTCAGTTACACGATCCACAACACCGGCAACGCGATCCTGTCGGGTCAGGGGAACAGCACGATCACGGGCCCGTTCGGCTGGTTCGAGGCCGACGGTGACGCACAGGTCGTGCCCGAGCAGCTCCTGCCGGGCGAGAGCTGGAAGGTGACGGGCGTCGTCCATGATGTCGTGCCCTCTGGCCGCCTGACCGCGAGAGTGACTCTGGTGCCGATCATCACCGATGCGGCGGGTTCGAGCACGACGCTCCCGCCGGTGGTCGAGACCGCCACCACGTGGGCACTGCCGTGGACGCTCGGGCTGCTGATCGTGGTCGTGGTCGCCCTGGTCGTGGGAATGGTGGTGCTGTCGCGGCGGCGTCGCCGTCGTCGGCAGGAGCTTGAGGACGCGCGGGTCGACGCGGCGGTCAAGGAGGCCTTGGAGACGCGGTGA